A window of Megalops cyprinoides isolate fMegCyp1 chromosome 13, fMegCyp1.pri, whole genome shotgun sequence genomic DNA:
TAAGAAGTATTTATTAAGACTAATACACTGACGAACAGTTTCAGTTTCTCATACACtactttaatttgtttttctacTAAAAATGACTTGAAAATTCGCAAAATTGCAGGCAAAAGTATCGCACACAACAATACCAGGCGACAAGAATCTCAAGGTGTTGTGCTCCAGTTGAATTGGTCCTAAGTGTCAGGTGCACCTGTCTGATGTAACACTACGTTTTCAGTGCATTCAGAGACCGTACTAAAAAGTGCAAACAACCAACATGCAGAGCGGTCCGCATTTGGTTTGCATTCAAAACAGCTGCCCGGCTGCTCCGACCTCGGCCTCATCCCTTAAAGGAAACAGCGAGAGTGTGTATGATGGCATGGCGCCGTGTGatctgctgcagctgaggtGGAAGGGCTCAGCGTTTGTCTCTCTCCATTGGCCGGTATCTAACTAGAGTGTAAGGAATGGAAAGTGGTGTGGAAGCACTGCAGGTTTCACTCATGGTGGGAATACTGCAAGCGTCTCAGGTGCCTGGTGGTGCCCGGCGGTGCCCGGCGGTGCCTGGCAGTCCCATGTTACCGATGGCAGGCACCCACTCCTTTGGCACTTGGTGCTGGCGCCAGCGCGGTCCCAGAGGACTACGTGGTCTTTTTGGTTTTGGTGCTAGCGAGAGATTTGGGGCACTTGGGTCCAGGCCCGCAGCTGGATGGGACGGGTGGCCTGTGGGTCTCGCCCCTCCCTGAGCGGGACATCGGCCTGCAGGAAGGCCCTGCAGTGGGGGGGCTGGCCTCACTCTTGTCCTGGGGGCTGCTTCTCTTTGTGCTGAACTGGTTGGTGGCTTTGCCACCTGTGTGGGCCTGCAAAGACAAAACTCTTATGATCCCCTCATCCATGTATACCAAAGCTAGGCCTCAACCTGCTGTTTTAGAAAAGTATCTGagtattttcattcatttataggTCATATTGGCCCCATCTAGTGGTGGAAAAATAGTATGACtcttccattacattatatgttttgcttagcagacacccttttcCATAGTAACTTGGTTTACATGTCAATTTCATTCGCTTTCACCTGGacaaataaatccattttatttatcCTTAAGATGTGCAACTTTATTCTGTAAAATCACTGCAGTCCATGATTACAGAATTGCAACAGTCTCTGTTGGCTCCATCATGGAGAGATTGAGATATGACACAATTAAGATGAGAGAAGttcacacacagatcacatgTGAAATTCCACTGTGGAACACAATACCATGGTTGTGCACTTGAGAAATAAAACACCAGGAAACCCTTCTTATTTCAACAGCTTGCAGCAGTTATACTCAGCTTCCTGTGTGTATACCTTCTGCACTTCCTTGGGACACTGCCAGCATTTCACACAGCAACTTCATATAATTCATCATAAGATATATTAATAACATATAAACAGTCATATAAGATAAACTAGGAATACTTCGTGCTGAAGACGGGGGATGCCAAATGGTTAAATACTTCTTGTTCATGTCATTTAAAGTTTATTGTGAAATCTGCATGCTTTTAATGTTCTCTGAATGTCTCTTTCTGTGCTCAACCATGCAAATTTGCTTGACATTCAATTGCTATTTTTAGACAGTACTTATCACTTTTTGAAGTAACTGTTAATCTCTTGACAACAAAAAGTttgaaaatggctgatgtgTAACAGttgctgttgcatttttcatctgacCCCAGCTCTCCACACACCTTTTTATACAGATTAGCTATGTTTGTCACACATAAAATGAAGCATTTCCCTGATTGTCTCcaaatgcagtgtaaaatgtatgacATGTAAAATTTTCTTTATGGACTATTGACTTATTGGTGTCGTGCAGAGGCAAAGCTAAAGACGGTTAGGAAAAAGGATATGAGCCATAGGATGGGATGCAAAATGCTCAGCTCCCGGTCAGGCTTTATGTGAGAGTTAGGAGCACAGGGCGCTTACAGCATGGCAGCCTTTTACACTGGTCCCGTTCTTCTTCCCGGCGTCGCTGGAGGGCAGGGTGGCGGCCTTCTTCTTCTGTCCCTAAACGAAGAGCGCGGCGACAGCAGAGGGGTGAGACGGGGGCACGGCCTCGGTGCCCCAGTGTAACGCACGTGCACCGAGTGAGCAGCGGTAACAGCATGCAGATGAACTGATCCACTGCAGCGAGGATCAGAGCGACGAGACAGCAGGTCAGAGCAGGGGTGAGCGGTTTAAGAGTGGGGAGGTGCAGATAACACTCAGTGTGAATGCGCTATGGAGGCCTAGGGCCCGAGCTGAGATGAGCTCAAAGCCAGGCGGACAGGAGGCTGAGGGGGGCACAGAGGTCCGCCAGACGGGAGAGTCACCTGCTTTGTAGGGGTGgatgagctgctgctgctgctgtctgtgtctccctcgTGATTGGCCTCGgcaagccccgccccctcgctGCTGGCAGAGCCGGGTGTGTGCTCGCGGGGCGTGCCAGGCCTGGCTGGGGTGTCCCGGGCGGGGCCGAGCAAAAGCCCGTTCAGTCCCCCCGTGACCCCCACTGTGCTGTCCACATCCTCGGGGTCGTCCAGGAACTGCTTCATCATCTCCAGCACGTTGGTGGGCGTGGACGGGGTGGAGGTGTCGCCCTGAGGGTGACGGACACGGAAGCCATTAGGCTCCATTTGGCTGCACTCTCAGacacattacgttacattattgtcatttagcagttgctcttttttccagagcgacttccataggttataatttttatatgttatccatttatacagctggatatttactgaggcaattctaggttcagttccttgcccaagcgtacagcagcagtgccccagcggggaatcaaaccagcaacctttcacttaAAAGCCGTtaccactacattacactgccacccccctgTAGCTCCAGGACTCCATCTTCCCAGCTCAGGACAATCCTGATGGCTCAGCACCAGACAGAGGAAACAACCAGTGTACTGCGTCTTATATTATATTTGGGGAGATGTGGACAGAGGGGGCCGTTCTTACTGTGATCCAGGGGTTGTCTAACAGCTCACTGGCTGTGATGCGGTGGGCGGGGTCCACCTTCAGCAGACATCGCAGCACCTTTTTGGCTGTAGAGGAAACAATAAGTATCAATTTAAAGCTCACAAATGGCACTTTCAGATGTTCTCTGAAAACCACTTTAATACTTCACTTTATTACgttcatttcaattttaatgGATCTACCTGACAATTAATACAAGGTTTCCAGTTGTCAGTCAATGAACtgtcaaatatgaaaaatatagaGAGGGCAGACCAAGTCTATGGGTTTGGGCAGATGTTTGGCAAACAGCTTCCAGATTCTGGGGGTGGTCGGCATCACCTCCTTCGCTGATGGAGTCCCAAACGGGGCCAGAGAAGGTGAGGTCTCCCCTCCTGATCATGTCAAACAGCCGGTCCTCCGAGCTGGACATGAAAGGCGGCTCCCCACACAACCTGGAGGAGAGTGATTACAAAGCCCATGTTATTCCTTGCCTCTCACATTTACCAcctaaatactgtatgttccaCTCAAACTCAGTGGGAAAACTGGATGAAAGATGCTGTTTTGTACtaaagtgtatgtgtgaattGAATGACTGTGATTGTGAAGGGGACGGAGATGCAAAGTGATAGTGCTGTAAAAAGAGGCTGAATGGAGGAAGGTTTGAGTGGCGCCCTCTTGTGGTCACAGACGGGAATGTGTCACATACAGCATGTACATGATGACCCCGATGCTCCACACGTCACACTGCTGGCTGTAGTCATGACCATCGATTACCTCTGGagctgagagagcagagacagcacCATCCCTCATTACAGGAGTATTAGAAGGAGCGTTCTCATTTGTCAAACCAATACTCAGCTCAGGCTAGGTacactgttgtttttccccccccatttcagtttcatcaatACTCCCCTCATTGATTTTATCACAATAGACAGTTACCAAAAAAGACACAAGATTTGACCACATGCATAAACAGACATAAGACATATTTGCCCACATGCAAAtatgtaagattttttttatcattattcacCCCTGTTGCCAATGTTCTGTGGACTGAAGCATGTTAGTCAGTTAACTCTGGCATACCGCTACTTCATTACAACCCCGATATATGTGTTATGAAGATGACACCACTCAGGCTTTGTACCATACCCATGTAGATGGGTGTCCCACAGGTGGATTGCATCATGGTCTTACTGCCCATCCCGCCCTTCTGCACAGACAGCCCGAAGTCTGTTacctggggagggagagagagacggagggagagaaagggagagaaaggaagaggagcTGGTAACATCAAGCGCAGCTCACAgctccctgtccctgtctcactaacacaaacacagacatacacacagtccCTGGTATTATTCCAACcaagtttttaaaacatttttaacatatttaatttttatatacattattattacattacattattggcatttagcacatgctcctATCCAGGGTgactaacataggttacagtcttttacatgttacccatttatacagctggatatttactgaggcaattctgggttaagtaccttgcccaagggcacaacagcagtgccccagcggggaaatGAACCGGCAAcatttcggttatgagtcccgctccttaccaccatgctataCTGCgccaaaatataaaatttgattaaatatacacattatatatttagatatttagaAACAATCCCCTCTGACTCTGAGCCATGCAAAAGGCTTAAGCCACTGCTTGCTCTAACTTGAATGAATAATGCATAGCGGCCATATATATGGCGTCAGTACAGCATTTAATGATTTGTGGCTGACAGGATAAATACAACCGGAGCAAATATACAGAGGAGATGACCACCTCCTGCCAGATAAGGGGCTTTTACAGCGTGCCAGGACAGTGCTGTCTTTAAGCACTGTGAGGGTGATTTATGCCACGGCCCAGCCTTGTTTAAGCACTGGCTCCAGgtacctgctgcagctggcttGCATCCACGTGCTAAACTCGGGGTGAGCACGGACATTCGTCTTTAAGCGTGAACCTTGAGTCGCTGATTTTC
This region includes:
- the stk33 gene encoding serine/threonine-protein kinase 33, which translates into the protein MQLTDVPEAGKKMATQWTRSNSAEKKVPHTRMEDEAAIQQIYTFGNKLGQGSFGVVYEATHNETKKKWAIKKVNREKAGSSGVKLLEREVSILKRVNHKHIIHLEEVFETPERMYLVTELCEGGELKEILKKRRSFSEEETRHIIHSLAEATVYLHRKDIVHRDLKLENILVKSQYNGEENELLHIKVTDFGLSVQKGGMGSKTMMQSTCGTPIYMAPEVIDGHDYSQQCDVWSIGVIMYMLLCGEPPFMSSSEDRLFDMIRRGDLTFSGPVWDSISEGAKKVLRCLLKVDPAHRITASELLDNPWITGDTSTPSTPTNVLEMMKQFLDDPEDVDSTVGVTGGLNGLLLGPARDTPARPGTPREHTPGSASSEGAGLAEANHEGDTDSSSSSSSTPTKQGQKKKAATLPSSDAGKKNGTSVKGCHAAHTGGKATNQFSTKRSSPQDKSEASPPTAGPSCRPMSRSGRGETHRPPVPSSCGPGPKCPKSLASTKTKKTT